In Balaenoptera musculus isolate JJ_BM4_2016_0621 chromosome 19, mBalMus1.pri.v3, whole genome shotgun sequence, one genomic interval encodes:
- the SPHK2 gene encoding sphingosine kinase 2 isoform X3 encodes MAPPPPPPLTASTPLLHGEFGSYPARGPRFALTLTPQALHIQRLRPKPEARPRGGLVLLAEVSGCCSLRSRSPSDSAAYFCVYTYPRGRRGGRRRAARTFRADGAATYEENRAEAQRWATALTCLLRGLPLPGDGEITPDLLPRPPRLLLLVNPFGGRGLAWQWCKNHVLPMISEAGLSFNLIQTERHNHARELVQGLSLSEWDGIVTVSGDGLLYEVLNGLLERPDWEEAVKTPVGILPCGSGNALAGAVNQHGGFEPALGIDLLLNCSLLLCRGGSHPLDLLSVTLASGSRCFSFLSVAWGFVSDVDIQSERFRALGSARFTLGTVLGLATLHTYRGRLSYLPATVEPASPAPAHGLPRAKSELTLAPGPAPPVAHSPLHRSVSDLPLPLPLPQPALTSPGSPEPPPILSLNGGGPELAGDWGGAGDAPLSPDPLLPSPPGSPKAAQLSPITEGASEMPASSGLPPPTPDARVAISAGGPPDHLLPPLGTPLPPGWVTMEGDFVLILAISPSHLGADLVAAPHARFDDGLVHLCWVRGGISRAALLRLFLAMERGSHFSLGCPQLGYAAARAFRLEPLTPRGVLTVDGEQVEYGPLQAQVHPGLGTLLTGPSGCPGREP; translated from the exons ATGGCCCCCCCACCGCCACCGCCACTGACCGCCAGCACCCCACTCCTGCATGGCGAGTTTGGCTCCTACCCAGCCCGAGGCCCACGCTTCGCCCTCACTCTCACACCACAAGCCCTGCACATACAGCGGCTGCGGCCAAAGCCTGAAGCCCGGCCCCGGGGTGGCCTGGTCCTGCTGGCTGAGGTCTCAGGCTGCTGCTCCCTGCGGAGCCGAAGCCCCTCGGACTCAGCAGCCTACTTCTGCGTCTACACCTACCCGAGGGGCCGGCGTGGGGGCCGGCGCAGAGCTGCACGCACCTTCCGGGCCGACGGGGCGGCCACCTATGAGGAGAACCGTGCTGAGGCCCAGCGCTGGGCCACTGCCCTCACGTGTCTGCTCCGCGGACTGCCACTTCCTGGGGACGGGG AAATCACCCCCGACCTTCTGCCAAGGCCTCCCCGATTGCTCCTATTGGTCAATCCCTttggggggcggggcctggcctgGCAGTGGTGTAAGAACCATGTGCTGCCCATGATCTCTGAAGCGGGGCTGTCCTTCAACCTCATCCAGACAG AACGACATAACCACGCCCGGGAGCTGGTCCAGGGGTTGAGCCTGAGCGAGTGGGATGGCATCGTCACCGTCTCCGGAGATGGGCTGCTGTATGAG GTGCTGAATGGACTCCTAGAACGCCCCGACTGGGAAGAGGCCGTGAAGACCCCCGTGGGCATCCTCCCCTGTGGCTCGGGCAACGCGCTGGCAGGAGCCGTGAACCAGCATGGGGG GTTTGAGCCGGCCCTGGGCATTGACCTGCTGCTCAACTGCTCCCTGCTGCTCTGCCGGGGTGGCAGCCACCCACTGGACCTGCTCTCCGTCACTCTGGCCTCCGGCTCCCGCTGTTTCTCCTTCCTGTCTGTGGCCTGGGGCTTTGTGTCAGATGTGGACATCCAGAGCGAGCGCTTCAGGGCCCTGGGCAGTGCTCGCTTCACCCTGGGCACGGTCCTGGGCCTCGCCACACTGCACACTTACCGTGGCCGCCTCTCCTACCTCCCTGCCACGGTGGAGCCCGCCTCACCCGCCCCTGCCCATGGCCTGCCACGTGCCAAGTCAGAGCTGACCCTAGCCCCCGGCCCAGCCCCACCCGTGGCCCACTCACCCCTGCACCGCTCAGTGTCtgacctgcccctgcccctgcccctgcctcagcCTGCCCTGACCTCCCCTGGCTCACCTGAACCCCCGCCCATCCTGTCCCTCAACGGTGGGGGCCCAGAGCTGGctggggactggggtggggctggggatgcTCCACTGTCCCCAGACCCACTGCTGCCCTCGCCCCCTGGCTCCCCCAAGGCAGCTCAACTCTCACCCATCACCGAGGGGGCCTCAGAAATGCCAGCATCCTCTgggctcccacctcccacccctgatGCCCGGGTGGCCATCTCTGCTGGGGGCCCACCTGACCACCTGCTCCCTCCTCTAGGCACTCCACTACCCCCAGGCTGGGTGACAATGGAGGGGGACTTTGTGCTTATTTTGGCCATCTCACCCAGTCACCTGGGGGCTGACCTAGTGGCAGCGCCCCACGCGCGCTTTGACGACGGCCTGGTGCACCTGTGCTGGGTGCGCGGTGGCATCTCACGGGCGGCGCTCCTGCGCCTGTTTCTGGCCATGGAGCGCGGTAGCCACTTCAGCCTGGGCTGTCCGCAGCTGGGCTACGCTGCGGCTCGTGCCTTCCGCCTTGAGCCGCTCACGCCCCGCGGCGTGCTCACGGTGGACGGGGAGCAGGTGGAGTACGGGCCGTTGCAGGCGCAGGTGCATCCCGGCCTCGGTACTCTGCTCACGGGTCCTTCAGGCTGCCCTGGGCGGGAGCCTTAA
- the SPHK2 gene encoding sphingosine kinase 2 isoform X2: protein MKTQRPEQELTWSWGHRPRSALARVKAMAPPPPPPLTASTPLLHGEFGSYPARGPRFALTLTPQALHIQRLRPKPEARPRGGLVLLAEVSGCCSLRSRSPSDSAAYFCVYTYPRGRRGGRRRAARTFRADGAATYEENRAEAQRWATALTCLLRGLPLPGDGEITPDLLPRPPRLLLLVNPFGGRGLAWQWCKNHVLPMISEAGLSFNLIQTERHNHARELVQGLSLSEWDGIVTVSGDGLLYEVLNGLLERPDWEEAVKTPVGILPCGSGNALAGAVNQHGGFEPALGIDLLLNCSLLLCRGGSHPLDLLSVTLASGSRCFSFLSVAWGFVSDVDIQSERFRALGSARFTLGTVLGLATLHTYRGRLSYLPATVEPASPAPAHGLPRAKSELTLAPGPAPPVAHSPLHRSVSDLPLPLPLPQPALTSPGSPEPPPILSLNGGGPELAGDWGGAGDAPLSPDPLLPSPPGSPKAAQLSPITEGASEMPASSGLPPPTPDARVAISAGGPPDHLLPPLGTPLPPGWVTMEGDFVLILAISPSHLGADLVAAPHARFDDGLVHLCWVRGGISRAALLRLFLAMERGSHFSLGCPQLGYAAARAFRLEPLTPRGVLTVDGEQVEYGPLQAQVHPGLGTLLTGPSGCPGREP, encoded by the exons ATGAAAACCCAG aggCCAGAGCAGGAGCTGACCTGGAGCTGGGGCCACAGGCCTAGGAGCGCCCTGGCCAGGGTCAAGGCCATGGCCCCCCCACCGCCACCGCCACTGACCGCCAGCACCCCACTCCTGCATGGCGAGTTTGGCTCCTACCCAGCCCGAGGCCCACGCTTCGCCCTCACTCTCACACCACAAGCCCTGCACATACAGCGGCTGCGGCCAAAGCCTGAAGCCCGGCCCCGGGGTGGCCTGGTCCTGCTGGCTGAGGTCTCAGGCTGCTGCTCCCTGCGGAGCCGAAGCCCCTCGGACTCAGCAGCCTACTTCTGCGTCTACACCTACCCGAGGGGCCGGCGTGGGGGCCGGCGCAGAGCTGCACGCACCTTCCGGGCCGACGGGGCGGCCACCTATGAGGAGAACCGTGCTGAGGCCCAGCGCTGGGCCACTGCCCTCACGTGTCTGCTCCGCGGACTGCCACTTCCTGGGGACGGGG AAATCACCCCCGACCTTCTGCCAAGGCCTCCCCGATTGCTCCTATTGGTCAATCCCTttggggggcggggcctggcctgGCAGTGGTGTAAGAACCATGTGCTGCCCATGATCTCTGAAGCGGGGCTGTCCTTCAACCTCATCCAGACAG AACGACATAACCACGCCCGGGAGCTGGTCCAGGGGTTGAGCCTGAGCGAGTGGGATGGCATCGTCACCGTCTCCGGAGATGGGCTGCTGTATGAG GTGCTGAATGGACTCCTAGAACGCCCCGACTGGGAAGAGGCCGTGAAGACCCCCGTGGGCATCCTCCCCTGTGGCTCGGGCAACGCGCTGGCAGGAGCCGTGAACCAGCATGGGGG GTTTGAGCCGGCCCTGGGCATTGACCTGCTGCTCAACTGCTCCCTGCTGCTCTGCCGGGGTGGCAGCCACCCACTGGACCTGCTCTCCGTCACTCTGGCCTCCGGCTCCCGCTGTTTCTCCTTCCTGTCTGTGGCCTGGGGCTTTGTGTCAGATGTGGACATCCAGAGCGAGCGCTTCAGGGCCCTGGGCAGTGCTCGCTTCACCCTGGGCACGGTCCTGGGCCTCGCCACACTGCACACTTACCGTGGCCGCCTCTCCTACCTCCCTGCCACGGTGGAGCCCGCCTCACCCGCCCCTGCCCATGGCCTGCCACGTGCCAAGTCAGAGCTGACCCTAGCCCCCGGCCCAGCCCCACCCGTGGCCCACTCACCCCTGCACCGCTCAGTGTCtgacctgcccctgcccctgcccctgcctcagcCTGCCCTGACCTCCCCTGGCTCACCTGAACCCCCGCCCATCCTGTCCCTCAACGGTGGGGGCCCAGAGCTGGctggggactggggtggggctggggatgcTCCACTGTCCCCAGACCCACTGCTGCCCTCGCCCCCTGGCTCCCCCAAGGCAGCTCAACTCTCACCCATCACCGAGGGGGCCTCAGAAATGCCAGCATCCTCTgggctcccacctcccacccctgatGCCCGGGTGGCCATCTCTGCTGGGGGCCCACCTGACCACCTGCTCCCTCCTCTAGGCACTCCACTACCCCCAGGCTGGGTGACAATGGAGGGGGACTTTGTGCTTATTTTGGCCATCTCACCCAGTCACCTGGGGGCTGACCTAGTGGCAGCGCCCCACGCGCGCTTTGACGACGGCCTGGTGCACCTGTGCTGGGTGCGCGGTGGCATCTCACGGGCGGCGCTCCTGCGCCTGTTTCTGGCCATGGAGCGCGGTAGCCACTTCAGCCTGGGCTGTCCGCAGCTGGGCTACGCTGCGGCTCGTGCCTTCCGCCTTGAGCCGCTCACGCCCCGCGGCGTGCTCACGGTGGACGGGGAGCAGGTGGAGTACGGGCCGTTGCAGGCGCAGGTGCATCCCGGCCTCGGTACTCTGCTCACGGGTCCTTCAGGCTGCCCTGGGCGGGAGCCTTAA
- the SPHK2 gene encoding sphingosine kinase 2 isoform X1, with the protein MHGHLEAEEQQDQRPEQELTWSWGHRPRSALARVKAMAPPPPPPLTASTPLLHGEFGSYPARGPRFALTLTPQALHIQRLRPKPEARPRGGLVLLAEVSGCCSLRSRSPSDSAAYFCVYTYPRGRRGGRRRAARTFRADGAATYEENRAEAQRWATALTCLLRGLPLPGDGEITPDLLPRPPRLLLLVNPFGGRGLAWQWCKNHVLPMISEAGLSFNLIQTERHNHARELVQGLSLSEWDGIVTVSGDGLLYEVLNGLLERPDWEEAVKTPVGILPCGSGNALAGAVNQHGGFEPALGIDLLLNCSLLLCRGGSHPLDLLSVTLASGSRCFSFLSVAWGFVSDVDIQSERFRALGSARFTLGTVLGLATLHTYRGRLSYLPATVEPASPAPAHGLPRAKSELTLAPGPAPPVAHSPLHRSVSDLPLPLPLPQPALTSPGSPEPPPILSLNGGGPELAGDWGGAGDAPLSPDPLLPSPPGSPKAAQLSPITEGASEMPASSGLPPPTPDARVAISAGGPPDHLLPPLGTPLPPGWVTMEGDFVLILAISPSHLGADLVAAPHARFDDGLVHLCWVRGGISRAALLRLFLAMERGSHFSLGCPQLGYAAARAFRLEPLTPRGVLTVDGEQVEYGPLQAQVHPGLGTLLTGPSGCPGREP; encoded by the exons aggCCAGAGCAGGAGCTGACCTGGAGCTGGGGCCACAGGCCTAGGAGCGCCCTGGCCAGGGTCAAGGCCATGGCCCCCCCACCGCCACCGCCACTGACCGCCAGCACCCCACTCCTGCATGGCGAGTTTGGCTCCTACCCAGCCCGAGGCCCACGCTTCGCCCTCACTCTCACACCACAAGCCCTGCACATACAGCGGCTGCGGCCAAAGCCTGAAGCCCGGCCCCGGGGTGGCCTGGTCCTGCTGGCTGAGGTCTCAGGCTGCTGCTCCCTGCGGAGCCGAAGCCCCTCGGACTCAGCAGCCTACTTCTGCGTCTACACCTACCCGAGGGGCCGGCGTGGGGGCCGGCGCAGAGCTGCACGCACCTTCCGGGCCGACGGGGCGGCCACCTATGAGGAGAACCGTGCTGAGGCCCAGCGCTGGGCCACTGCCCTCACGTGTCTGCTCCGCGGACTGCCACTTCCTGGGGACGGGG AAATCACCCCCGACCTTCTGCCAAGGCCTCCCCGATTGCTCCTATTGGTCAATCCCTttggggggcggggcctggcctgGCAGTGGTGTAAGAACCATGTGCTGCCCATGATCTCTGAAGCGGGGCTGTCCTTCAACCTCATCCAGACAG AACGACATAACCACGCCCGGGAGCTGGTCCAGGGGTTGAGCCTGAGCGAGTGGGATGGCATCGTCACCGTCTCCGGAGATGGGCTGCTGTATGAG GTGCTGAATGGACTCCTAGAACGCCCCGACTGGGAAGAGGCCGTGAAGACCCCCGTGGGCATCCTCCCCTGTGGCTCGGGCAACGCGCTGGCAGGAGCCGTGAACCAGCATGGGGG GTTTGAGCCGGCCCTGGGCATTGACCTGCTGCTCAACTGCTCCCTGCTGCTCTGCCGGGGTGGCAGCCACCCACTGGACCTGCTCTCCGTCACTCTGGCCTCCGGCTCCCGCTGTTTCTCCTTCCTGTCTGTGGCCTGGGGCTTTGTGTCAGATGTGGACATCCAGAGCGAGCGCTTCAGGGCCCTGGGCAGTGCTCGCTTCACCCTGGGCACGGTCCTGGGCCTCGCCACACTGCACACTTACCGTGGCCGCCTCTCCTACCTCCCTGCCACGGTGGAGCCCGCCTCACCCGCCCCTGCCCATGGCCTGCCACGTGCCAAGTCAGAGCTGACCCTAGCCCCCGGCCCAGCCCCACCCGTGGCCCACTCACCCCTGCACCGCTCAGTGTCtgacctgcccctgcccctgcccctgcctcagcCTGCCCTGACCTCCCCTGGCTCACCTGAACCCCCGCCCATCCTGTCCCTCAACGGTGGGGGCCCAGAGCTGGctggggactggggtggggctggggatgcTCCACTGTCCCCAGACCCACTGCTGCCCTCGCCCCCTGGCTCCCCCAAGGCAGCTCAACTCTCACCCATCACCGAGGGGGCCTCAGAAATGCCAGCATCCTCTgggctcccacctcccacccctgatGCCCGGGTGGCCATCTCTGCTGGGGGCCCACCTGACCACCTGCTCCCTCCTCTAGGCACTCCACTACCCCCAGGCTGGGTGACAATGGAGGGGGACTTTGTGCTTATTTTGGCCATCTCACCCAGTCACCTGGGGGCTGACCTAGTGGCAGCGCCCCACGCGCGCTTTGACGACGGCCTGGTGCACCTGTGCTGGGTGCGCGGTGGCATCTCACGGGCGGCGCTCCTGCGCCTGTTTCTGGCCATGGAGCGCGGTAGCCACTTCAGCCTGGGCTGTCCGCAGCTGGGCTACGCTGCGGCTCGTGCCTTCCGCCTTGAGCCGCTCACGCCCCGCGGCGTGCTCACGGTGGACGGGGAGCAGGTGGAGTACGGGCCGTTGCAGGCGCAGGTGCATCCCGGCCTCGGTACTCTGCTCACGGGTCCTTCAGGCTGCCCTGGGCGGGAGCCTTAA